A DNA window from Luteolibacter luteus contains the following coding sequences:
- a CDS encoding integrase core domain-containing protein — protein sequence MESIRLPARSPNLNAFAERFVRSIKAECLDHLILVGEGSLRRAVEEFCIHYHQERNHQGLENKLIEADFGVSESVDRCTAQLRCRERVGGLLRYYHREAA from the coding sequence ATGGAGTCCATCCGCCTTCCCGCGCGGTCTCCAAATCTGAATGCATTTGCTGAAAGGTTCGTCCGGTCGATCAAAGCCGAGTGCCTCGATCATCTTATCCTCGTCGGGGAAGGCTCGCTCCGTCGGGCGGTTGAGGAGTTCTGCATTCACTACCACCAAGAGCGGAATCACCAAGGCTTGGAAAACAAGCTGATCGAGGCGGATTTCGGGGTCAGTGAATCGGTAGACAGGTGCACTGCTCAGCTGAGGTGTCGGGAGCGCGTGGGAGGTCTGCTCCGCTACTACCACAGGGAAGCCGCATGA